In one window of Halomarina pelagica DNA:
- a CDS encoding inorganic phosphate transporter translates to MIGPLLGVGLLVAVFAGINTGGSSIGESFGPSVGSGVLSTRAAAALMSVSVLAGGLLVGRHVVQTLGHGFVPEAYFTLPAAIGVLLFTGLGILLGNLREVSVSTSETAVGAVAGMGAAFGVLNWETVGVVVTWWLVSPVVAFWLSAVVGRYLYHRIEGRLDLADGSRSRAGKALVIAIACYMGFSAGASNVANAIAPLVGAGVLPMGPGILLGAGAMAIGAFLIGPRTMETVGNEITVLSLEGALVVEVVAATIITLLSWAGIPASLAITAITCVIGLGWGRATRHTELAEGLGLVERPHADGGSTSADEVSDLFSEETTRHVVATWMLSPAVAAGLSFLCFTAAQTLGLVSV, encoded by the coding sequence ATGATCGGTCCCCTGCTCGGCGTCGGCCTGCTCGTCGCCGTGTTCGCGGGGATCAACACCGGCGGGTCGTCGATCGGGGAGTCGTTCGGGCCGTCGGTGGGGAGCGGCGTGCTCTCCACCCGGGCGGCGGCCGCGCTCATGTCGGTCTCCGTCCTGGCGGGCGGCCTGCTCGTCGGTCGTCACGTCGTCCAGACGCTCGGCCACGGCTTCGTTCCGGAGGCGTACTTCACGCTCCCGGCGGCGATCGGCGTCCTCCTGTTCACGGGGCTCGGCATCCTCCTCGGGAACCTCCGCGAGGTGTCGGTCAGCACGAGCGAGACGGCCGTGGGCGCGGTCGCCGGGATGGGCGCGGCGTTCGGCGTGCTCAACTGGGAGACGGTCGGCGTCGTCGTCACCTGGTGGCTCGTCTCGCCCGTCGTCGCGTTCTGGCTCTCGGCCGTCGTCGGCCGCTACCTCTATCACCGCATCGAGGGTCGGCTCGACCTCGCCGACGGCTCGCGATCGCGCGCCGGAAAGGCGCTCGTGATCGCGATCGCCTGTTACATGGGCTTCTCCGCCGGGGCCTCGAACGTCGCGAACGCGATCGCCCCGCTCGTCGGCGCGGGCGTCCTGCCGATGGGCCCCGGGATACTGCTCGGGGCCGGCGCGATGGCGATCGGCGCGTTCCTCATCGGCCCCCGGACGATGGAGACCGTCGGCAACGAGATCACCGTCCTCTCGCTGGAGGGGGCGCTCGTCGTCGAGGTCGTCGCGGCGACGATCATCACGCTCCTCAGCTGGGCCGGGATCCCGGCGAGCCTGGCGATCACGGCGATCACGTGCGTCATCGGGCTGGGCTGGGGCCGCGCGACGCGTCACACCGAACTGGCCGAGGGCCTCGGGCTGGTCGAACGCCCGCACGCCGACGGCGGCTCGACCTCTGCCGACGAGGTGAGCGACCTCTTCAGCGAGGAGACGACGCGCCACGTCGTCGCGACGTGGATGCTCTCGCCGGCGGTCGCGGCGGGGCTC
- a CDS encoding thiol-disulfide oxidoreductase DCC family protein has product MDDPPLLVYDDDCGFCTWSARWAARHSDVRPIGFSELSDDLRARLPADYKRCAHLLADGETYSCGASVERTLGRVHPALGRAFAVLRRVPGYARLRERLYRWAADHRAWWGRVVSAEAARDGA; this is encoded by the coding sequence ATGGACGACCCGCCCCTGCTCGTCTACGACGACGACTGCGGCTTCTGCACGTGGTCCGCTCGCTGGGCGGCCCGTCACAGCGACGTGCGACCGATCGGGTTCTCCGAACTGTCCGACGACCTGCGGGCGCGCCTGCCCGCCGACTACAAGCGGTGCGCCCACCTCCTCGCGGACGGGGAGACCTACTCCTGCGGCGCGTCCGTCGAGCGAACCCTCGGCAGGGTCCACCCTGCACTCGGGAGAGCGTTCGCCGTCCTCCGGCGCGTCCCGGGGTACGCCCGTCTCCGGGAACGCCTCTACCGCTGGGCCGCCGATCACCGGGCGTGGTGGGGAAGGGTCGTGAGCGCGGAGGCCGCCCGCGACGGAGCGTAA